The Artemia franciscana chromosome 11, ASM3288406v1, whole genome shotgun sequence genome has a segment encoding these proteins:
- the LOC136033355 gene encoding uncharacterized protein LOC136033355 — translation MDCKTSVGVQSMECDFEDSHGDLNQSTGESSISVSPTSRSSRDSSDGKDYSQLKNRENSSLYNSRISIRSSQWPIASSEDEEIDEKTEQLRENLRKTENGPQQEKLTKLFYSSCIIERSIQWPTVNRLGINLSITGTMSKVDGNDEIIEEIWGELRRAEKKLNEIEEIMWYKSNQFQADAQKRNKQKEELSRLDIERIKLRDEFKDAKEKLSLYIDGFFYEREHSSKYLLPIGSEIKKKTCEKSIDSVCSEEFCQLQHPLYLNCAKSGEVKYGNTSPRILGRVVEERIMANKAFNALLEASNSEMEPKEDIKLEKAKLDLMLKIWKCDMKKSTALNCITEANNNGEFEPPGTSGSLFSPYPALALFEASICSFTDSPDALVSRFLHRLSRE, via the exons ATGGATTGCAAGACTTCGGTTGGAGTACAGTCTATGGAGTGTGACTTTGAAGATAGCCATGGAGACTTGAACCAG AGTACTGGAGAATCATCCATAAGTGTCTCTCCGACATCAAGGTCGTCAAGAGACTCCTCTGATGGGAAGGATTACTCACAgctaaaaaatagagaaaacagCTCCTTGTATAACTCTCGCATCTCTATAAGGAGTAGTCAATGGCCTATCGCTTCCTCCGAAGATGAGGAGATTGATGAAAAAACTGAACAACTACGGGAAAACTTGCGAAAAACTGAGAATGGGCCGCAACaggaaaaactaacaaaattgttttacaGTTCTTGCATTATTGAAAGGAGTATCCAGTGGCCTACTGTAAACAGGCTAGGGATAAATCTATCAATCACTGGAACAATGTCCAAAGTTGATGGGAATGatgaaataattgaagaaatatGGGGAGAATTAAGAAGAGCCGAGAAAAAGCTAAATGAAATTGAAGAAATAATGTGGTACAAATCAAATCAATTCCAAGCGGATGCTCAAAAACGGAATAAGCAGAAAGAGGAATTATCCAGACTTGATATTGAAAGAATTAAACTAAGGGATGAGTTTAAGgatgcaaaagaaaaattaagtttgtATATTGACGGCTTCTTTTACGAAAGGGAGCATTCAAGCAAATACCTTCTTCCAATAGgaagtgaaataaaaaagaaaacttgtgAAAAGTCAATCGATTCCGTTTGCTCGGAGGAATTTTGCCAGCTCCAACATCCTCTTTACCTCAACTGTGCCAAATCGGGAGAGGTTAAATACGGCAACACATCCCCAAGAATATTGGGTCGTGTAGTGGAGGAGAGGATCATGGCAAATAAAGCATTTAACGCACTACTAGAAGCTTCCAACTCAGAGATGGAACCAAAAGAGGACATTAAACTAGAAAAAGCAAAGCTTGATCTAATGCTGAAAATTTGGAAGTGCGACATGAAGAAATCTACAGCGCTGAACTGCATAACTGAAGCTAATAATAATGGAGAATTTGAACCACCGGGCACCTCAGGATCCCTATTCAGTCCCTATCCTGCTCTTGCTCTTTTTGAGGCGTCAATTTGTTCTTTTACAG